The genomic stretch GCCGAAGATCGAGACGCTGACCGTCAGGCGGCCCTTTTCCTCGTCCACCTCTTCCACCGTGCCATTGAAGCTGGTGAGGGGGCCGTCGGAGACACGCACCTGCTCGCCCACCTCAAAGAGGACGGCGGGGCGGCGGGGCTTCTCGGCGCCGTCGCTGACAGGCCAGCCCCAAGCCTTCGCGTCAGGTGGCACGAAGCTGGGAAACACGCCCTCGCAGTGGTAACCTTCAAGCATGCCAAATTCTGAAGGCCTGAAGATCGCAAGGCAACTTATCGCCGAGGAAGCGCACCAGAAAGCCGGCGTGCTCGACCTCGCCGAGTTGGGCCTCTCAGTGCTGCCGCCGGAGATTGGCGAGCTTACGTGGCTTCGGGAGTTGCGGCTTGCCCGTCAACCCTGGCATTCGGCTCCTTCGGACCGTCCGGTGCTAGGACCAAACCAGCTGGCAAACCTCGCGCCGATCGCCAGCCTCACTAACCTCCAACACCTCGAGTGCTCCCGGACCCAGGTCGCCGACCTCGCGCCGATCGCCAGCCTCACCAACCTGCAATACCTCGACTGTTCCCGCACGCGTGTCGCCGACCTCACGCCGATTGCCGGCCTCACAAACCTCCAAAACCTCGACTTCTCCCAGACCCAAGTCACCGACCTCGCGCCGATCGCCGGCCTATATAGCCTCCGACACCTCAGCTGCTGGAAAACCCAAGTCACCGACCTCGCATCGATCGCCGGCCTAAGCAGCTTAAAATACCTCTACTGCTCCCAGACCCTAGTCGCCGACCTCGCGCCGGTCGGCGGCCTCACCGACCTACAAAACCTTTACTGCTGGGGGACCCAAGTCGCCGACCTCACAAACCTCCAACACCTCTTCTGCTCCCAGACTCTAGTCGCCGACCTCACGCCGATCGGCGGCCTCACCAACCTCCAACGCCTCAGCTGCTGGGGGACCCAAGTCACCGACCTTGCGCCCATCGCCGGCCTCACCAACCTCCAACATCTCGACTTCTCCTGGACCCAAGTCGCCGACCTTGCGCCGATTGCCGGCCTCACCAACCTCCAACATCTCGACTGCTCCCGGACCCAAGTCGCCGACTTTGCGCCGATTGCCGGCCTGGCTCAACTCCAACACCTCGACTGCTCTCGAACGCAAGTCGCCGACCTAGCGCCGCTCGCCGACCTCAGGCGCCGGCCCGGTGGTCGTTCTCGCACGCGATGGTCGGCTCGCGATGGCCACGCCGCGAGAGCTAGATACTGCGGGTAACAACCGCGCGAGGCTGGAAGCCCTTCATCCGGCCGTTCGCGAAGCTGCCATAGAACTCCTGGCGGCGCTGCGCGGCCAACCGGCCAATCA from Sediminicoccus sp. KRV36 encodes the following:
- a CDS encoding leucine-rich repeat domain-containing protein — its product is MPNSEGLKIARQLIAEEAHQKAGVLDLAELGLSVLPPEIGELTWLRELRLARQPWHSAPSDRPVLGPNQLANLAPIASLTNLQHLECSRTQVADLAPIASLTNLQYLDCSRTRVADLTPIAGLTNLQNLDFSQTQVTDLAPIAGLYSLRHLSCWKTQVTDLASIAGLSSLKYLYCSQTLVADLAPVGGLTDLQNLYCWGTQVADLTNLQHLFCSQTLVADLTPIGGLTNLQRLSCWGTQVTDLAPIAGLTNLQHLDFSWTQVADLAPIAGLTNLQHLDCSRTQVADFAPIAGLAQLQHLDCSRTQVADLAPLADLRRRPGGRSRTRWSARDGHAARARYCG